The region TGGGCTTTTTTCCACATTCTGAACAAAAGACTGAACACTGTCGTCCAACTCGTAACCAAAGACCAATTCCTTGCTTTCCCGTTGGACGGCCCGGTCCACTAAAGTTTGGGCGAAAACCATCAGCTGAGCATAGATTTTTCTTTGACGTTGGAACCAATTAAAATCAGGACGAACGACCTTCCAGTATTCGTTAAAATAAAGACGCGTTTTACGTGCGAACAAGTAATAATAAAAAACAACAAAATTCAGAAAGAAATAAGCAAATCGAAGCCCCAAGGCCTTCAACATCAAACGCATGATCATGATGCCAGTGGCATTTTTATTTTTACCACTCCAACCTTTGGCATCGGCCTTTTTCCTTCCAACGGTCTTAAGCATATACATCGCGATAAATGCGATAATACCTAAACCAAGTCCTAGCACCACCGAACCCAATCCCCACTCAGTGAAAAAACCAAGAGCTGTGTTTTCGTGATGACCCAGGATCGACTCCCCGATTTTTTTAGAGCCAAGAACTAAAAATGGAATAAATGGTGGGATGGAAATATTAGTTCCGATCCACATGTACACAAAGTTCAATCTAAAAATAAAACTGAACAACCCCGCGATAGGAGTGTGCAAACCATAAAGAGGCGTCACCCCCACAAACACCCCGACTGCAAAGGCCAATGAGCTTTTAAATGGCGAAGTTTGTTCGCGCATCATTGCAGCAATGGTTAATACCGTATTTAAGATGCCAATGCGGATATTGTCTTTGATTTTATGAAAGTGGCTGACCCGCTTTTCAGGGGGAAAGTACTTTACTGAAATTCTGACGTTCTTTATCTCCACGTTTCGCCAAATCAAACGAGTCAGAACTTCTATTTCAAAATCGTATTTAGTGCAGAAAAATTTCATGTTCTGCAAAAAAAACAACGGGTAAATGCGATAGCCACTTTGGGAATCAGCGACGCCCACATCTGTTTGATAACGAACCCAGAAATTCGAAAACTTTTTACCGAAGGTGCTAGAACCCGGGACGTGTTCGACCTGCATATCACGGTCGCCGACAATCAAAGCCCAAGGACTTTGCAAAGCTGCTTGGACCATTGCGGGCATGTCTTTGGGATCGTGCTGATCGTCGGCATCAATTGCAATAAAATGGGAAAAGCCTCTGCGCAGAGATTCTTTGAATCCTGTCTGCAAAGCGACGCCCTTACCTTCATTTCTTTCGTGTCGTACGAAACTGACACGTGGATGACTGTCAGGATGTTTATCTTTGAACAAACGCTCGACAGCGATATCCGACCCATCGTCAATCACCAAAATCGGATAAGTCGACTCCGCCAAGCAACGCTCTATAACGCCGACAACTGTGTTGGGGTTATTATAAACTGGAATACCAATAACAAAACGACAAACCATATTACAAAGCCGCCTTTACCTGGCCCCAGACACTGTCACGTAAATGAACAGCATCTTGGTACTGAGAGGCATCCACAGCCGGCAAAAGTTTAATTTTGACGGGCTGGAAGGGATGAATAAAGAGATCTCCGCGGCCCATCACTTGGTCTGTGCCGTGAATTGAAAGTGGGACAACCAGAGCTTTGCTTTCGATCGCCAACGAGAAAAAAGCAGATCCGAATTTATTCACAGAGGGAAAGCCTTTTTCACAACGAGTCGTTTCAGGAAAAATTAAAACCGAGCGATTGCGTAGTAAAATACGATCTCGCATCATTTTCAATCCCTCCATCAAAGAATTCGGACTGCCCTTTTCGACCGGGATAAATCCCGCCACCATCATGAAAGGTGCAAACAAGATATTATAAAACAACGAGCGCTTCGCAAGTCCACGCAGGCCCGGAATGTAGGAGATCAACAAAAAAGTATCTAAGTTTGAACGGTGATTCGCGACGAAAACAATTTTTCGAGTTTTATAGCGGTCATAAAATCCGATGATGTCATGGAGATTGGTATCGCAACGAAGCCACGGTTGAATTTTTAATAGAAAGCGAATCGCCAAACATTGCACGTATTCGCCCAAGTACCGAACACGATCCGAAGCCCACTGCCATGGCGTTAATAGGAATGCCGTCAAGTACAATGCAAAGGTTAAGATATAACCAAACACAACGCCAATCACGCCAATCGTCAGGGCAAAATAAATTGACCAGAATATTCGGTGAAATCTATAACTGACATTGTTCGGCATAAAAATCACCCTAGCATAGGATTTCTTGAGATGTCAAAAATTGCACTTGTCACCGGAGCTTCTTCAGGAATTGGTCGCGCCATCGCAATTCGTTTGGCTCAGGACGGATTTAATCTTCGTGTCCACTACAATTCCAACTTGAAAGGCGCCGAGGAGACTTTGGCAGAAGTACAAAAGCATTCTCCAGAAAGCAGCTTGTTACAATTCGATATGGCAGATCCTCAGCAGGTGGAAAGCGCCTTGAAAGATGTCGACGTTCATACTTTGGTGAACAACGCGGGGATGCACATTGACGGAATGGCTGCGTTGATGTCGAACGACGCCTTTGAAAAAGTCGTAAAGACAAATCTCTTTGGCCCTTTTTACGTCTCAAAAATCTGCGCTAAGAAGTTGCTGCTGAAGCGCGCAGGTTGCATCGTTAATATTTCTTCATTGGCAGGACAAACTGGCAATGCCGGACAAGTGAACTATTCGGCCAGTAAGGCAGGATTGATCGCGATGACAAAAACCATGGCAGCAGAGTTGGGCCCGCGAGGAATTCGCGTGAACGGTGTCGCTCCCGGTCTTATCGAAACGGAGATGATCAGCACTATTCCTCATTTAGAAATGATTAAGAAGCAAATTCCATTGGGACGTTTTGGCAATCCCGAGGAAGTGGCGGGAGTGGTTTCGTTTTTGTGCTCGAAAGATGCCACATACGTAAACGGCCACACAATCAGCGTTAACGGCGGTCTTTTTCCGTCATAAATTTATAAGACGTCGTTTTAATCTGAACTTGGTATTGTCCCTTGGTCTGCACTGTCATATTCAAAGGGACCCCCAGGTCGTCATATCCTGAAAAAGTCACGTGAGCAGAAATCCCGTCTTGTTCCAACAGAATTTCGTCGCCTTTTCTGCGCGGATCGTCTTTGCGCAGATTAACGATGGTTTTGACCAATCTGAAAATCTTAATAAAGAAATCTTTATGCTGTTTTATCTGCTCAATCGAGCTTTCTGATTCTATGGGCTGGCCTTGAACTTCTTTGATTTTGAAAAGAGAAATGCCGAAAGAGTTGTATCCATAGAACAGCATCTCTTTCGGTCGTTTCTGCACAATACAGCTAAAATCAAAATTCTGAACGGGCTTAGTCGCTGTCACTTCAACTTCAACATCTTGAGAATAACGACCATCTGGAAACAACAAGTTTCCCTGCTCTTCGGGAACCACTTGTTTACCGGCGCAAGCAGACAACAACATCACAACCAGAATGCATGTCCCGTGCAGACAGATCTTTTTCATGACTTGGAACCTTTCATAAGTTTCTTTTCAAGCCGTAAGAATTTTACCAGTCCCCAGCGAGTTCCTAGATAAGTTCCCACGGTTCCAAAAAACAGCGCAAATCCTAACTGATGCAAAATTGGATGCTTTGCAAAGACCATGGGGAAAAAGCCGATCACGTTCGTCAAAGCAGCCAATCCCAGTACTGATTGGATGATATCGAATTCTTCCTCGGGCTGTTTAAAAGCGTAAAAATCCGTAACGAAAACTCCGTAATCAATACTGAATCCAAAAACCATCAACAGTCCCAAGACAGATATTAAATCCAAACTGCCGCCTTTAAAAAAATTGGCGATGTAGAATAAGCCCAGTCCGCTCATAAAGGGGATATACGCTGCGATCACCCAATAAAAATTGCGATAATAAATCAACAAAACTATTGTCGACAATATCAGTGCTGCAGGAATCATCCATTTCAGATCACCCTCTAAAGAGTCGGAAAATCCTTTAATCGACTCCACCAACGAGTGCGCTTCCGGAAATTTTTCTTTGATCAATTGTTTTTGCGCGGGTGTTTCGCCAAAAAATACAGATATAAACTGTCCCTGACCAACCAAATGATTGAGATAATCTTTGCTAGCTAGATCCTGGAACTGCAAGGGCTTGTGATTCGCACAGGTATTTGCCACAAATGGCGCAAAAACTTTGGCTTCGTTGCCAGATAAGTTCTTTCGCAGATATTCGCAGCCTGAACTGTTCCAAGACTGAATATTCGCGTGCTGAGTTTCAAGACTTGGCAAATACTCACCAAGACCAACATACGAAATTTTATTTGCCTGGCTCCAGAGCTGCTCCTCGATTGTTTTCGTATTAAGATCTTTTTGGTCATGCAGCAACAAATACGTTTCGCGCTGAGCCCCTTGCGAGAAAAACCAGTTCGTCGCTTCCTGATCTCCTGCTAATTGATAGTTGAACCTACGAAGATCAAAACTTAAATCAACATTGAAAGAACCCACCACGCCAAGAGCGATCATTAAAAAAATGACCACTCCGCTATATTTAAATTCTGGGAAATACCAAGAAATCGGCTTGAGCGTGAAATATCTCGGCAGATATTTGCATAACAAAAAGAAAATAACGAAACCAAAGAAAATACCCAGTGTTCCAAAGACCATCATCTGACGGATCAGCGGAATGCCACTAAATGCAAGAATTCCCAATCCAACCAAGGTCGTAAGAAATCCCACAAGGTTTGACTTCCATGTTTGTTTTGATTCCTGATTGAAAGCCCCATGCAAACCATAATCAACGGCCAAGCCTACGATACCCGAACCAAAAGCCAAGGTTAGTCCGTGGATGCTACCATAAAATAATTCCGTCACCCATCCCGCCAAAAACATGGCGATGGCAACGGGTGGGAACAACAGTAAAGCGCCGATCCGTCCCTTCACTACCAGGAAAGCAATAAAGCCCACTAACACTGCAATGCCCACCCAGGAAACGATTTCCATGTCTTCGTGAACTTGCTTTTCATTGGAATAAGATGCTCCGTGAGCACCGACCAAATGAACATCCTCATATTTTTTAAGTTCATCCATCAGGTCTTGAACATTCGACATCTTCGGTTGAACGGCGAACTGCAGCGGAATAACTAAGCGCTGAGACTGCGGCTCTAGAAGAAATCCTTGCTCTCTAAGAAAGGCTGCAGGAGTCATTGCTTGGCTTTTCTGTAAATAGACTTGCCACTGATCGGTCGGATCGACGCGCTTTAAATTAAAAAATTCTTTTTTATCTGAACTGATAAAGCTTAACTCCGAAAGGGCTCCTTGCAATGAGTCCATATATTGCGCTGGTGAATTGACGGAGGCGTTAAAATTTTCGCGCAAGACCAGATCCTTGGCCCAATCTTCGAGGGTGCCAATAAAACCACCAAGGTCATCACCACAGATCAATCTTTTAACGCTTTTACCTTGGTACTCTTTCAGATCGGAACAAAGCAGATTCGCTTTCTCGAAATCAGCTTTTCCGTTAACCGGGTTGATAACAATGAAGTTCCACCAAAAAACCGGAAACTCTGTTTGCGAATACTGCAGATATTTAAGACTTTCGGGAAAAAAGATATCGACCGAATCGTCAATCTTTGCAGAGGCCGAAGATACAAACAATGCCGTCATCATTGCGATTGCGGCTGAAAACAATTTTATCGATCGCATTTTTCATCTTTCAAAACAGCAGCGACCTGAGTCTTCATATCCAAGAACTCGATGCGAATTTCATCTTTTGATTTTTCTTTGATCAGGACATTTTTTACTAACCCGTCTTTGTTAATATCCAATGTCGCTGTTTCAAAAAAGGCCTTTTCCAGATTTTTCGGTGTCAGCAAATACTGCGCACCTTGCTTTTGAACGACGAACTCTTCTGTGATGCGATTCTGATTCATTGTGATGATTTTCAAAAGGCTTGCGATCTGATCGCCTGCCTCCTTACCGACTTCGGAAAACTTCAAGTTCTTACGTTGAGGAGGCATGCCCGAATCAACAACGATCCCGACCCCGTCGATGCAGATATTTGATGGTTTAGGCTTTGTAATATTCCAATGAAACACGGACTTTTCTGGCGTCGGACGCAAAACTTGGAAGCGCCCCTCCGTCTTAATTTCCACATCCAGCTCTTTCAAAATTTTAGATTGTTTAAACTGACCGGTGAGCTTCTTAAACTCCGCAAGCTTCATGTCCTTCGACGGAGCCTCGCCTTGCAATGCGGCAAGCGCAGACTGAGCTACGACAAAGAAAACTAAAAAAATCAGAAATTGACGGTGGACTCTCATAAAACACTCCAAACGAGTTGAAATGGAAGTAATTTGATATATCATCTCGCTCATGGAAAAAGAACAAGTTCGAAATGAATTAACTTCCAAGGTCATCGATATCATCTTTACAACGCTTAATTTGAAGCACATCGACAGATCGGGCGTGAATGAATCAACGGCAATCACTCAAGGTGGTTTGAATCTTGATTCCATTGATATTTTGGAACTGATCGTAAACTTTGAAACAAGCTTCGGCATTAAGTTGAACGAATCAGAATCTTATGCACAACACTTCCGCAACATTGGATCCATCGTCGAGTTTATTGAAAGCAAAAAAAGCAACTAATCATGAAATCCATCAAGGTTGTCGGATTAGGAGCAGCTTGTGCGAATGGAGTTACCAAAGAGGAAATCTTTGCCTCGATTCGTCAGGGCTCATCGGCAATTCTTGAATCTGGTTTGGCAGTGCTCTCAGAAAATCAATGGCAACAAATTTCCACAGACTGCCCCGAAGAGTTCCGTGACAGCCGCTGCTCTCTCTTAAACGTTCATAGCTTAAAGGCAGCTTTGAAAGAAGCTGGCTGGAGCCCAACAGAGCTTCACGAAACCGGTTTTATCTTTGCCTCCACCACCTCTCAAATAGACCAGTGGGAAAAGCATCTTCCTTTTTATAAAACATCGGGCTATGACCTTGAAAAAATTAAATCGAGTGTTGCGAACCAATCTCTTGGCACACCCGCTTTGAAATTGGCAAAGTTTTTTGGCATTAACGGGCCGGTTTCACTCATCACCTCATCGTGCACGGCTTCTTTACAGGCCATTACAATGGCCACGTTGTGGATTCGCACCGGGAAGGTCAAACGTTGCATTGTAGGCGCCACCGAAATTCAAAGCGACCTGACTCGTATAGGTTTTGGTTCTTTGCGACTGCTCTCTAAAGACAGTGCGAGACCTTTCGACAAAGCTCGTACCGGAATTAATCTGGGTGAAGGCAGCGCTTTCATGTGCCTTGAGGAGTCGACGCTCCGCCTGGAAAATCCCTGGGGCTTCATAACAGGAATTGGTCTTAGCACGGATGCTTACCACGCGACCTCTCCTCATCCTGAGGGATTGGGTTCCCAGCGAGCCATCGAAATGGCGTTAGATAACTCAAAGGTTTCTGCCGATGAAATTAAGTGGATTTACTCTCACGGGACGGGTTCGCCCGCCAATGACTTAGCAGAAGCAAAAGCAATTCATAAAATTTTCCCGCATCGCCCTTTTGTTACTTCCACAAAATCCAGTCACGGACACACTCTAGGCGCATCGGGCGCCTTGGAATCTGTTTTGGGTTTAATGGCAATGAAAGAACAAGTTATTCTTCCCACTGCGCATTGCGAGAATGTCGACGAAAATATTAATTTGGAAGTTCTGAAGGAAACCCTTTCACAAACTTACCGTCACTTTTTGAAAAACAGCTTGGGCTTTGGGGGCATCAATGCTTCTGTCGTATTTTCGGCGGAGGCTCAGTCATGAAGTTGATTGCGGAAAGCAGTTTACGTACACGTGACATTAGCATGGACTCACTGGATCCATCGTATCGTCGAGCGACCTTAAACATGGCTTTGACGACTTTAACTGCGGAAAAGGTGTTACAACAGCTGCCAGCGGGGATTTCCAAAGACCAAGTATCCTTTGTCGTGGCAACTCATTTTGGTGAAGTCAGTTCCACACTTGAGTTTTTAAATACTTACTATGAAACTCAGACACCACGTCCGATCCTTTTCCAAAACAGTCTGCATAATTCAACATTAGGTTTTGCTAGCATCCAGCTGGGAATGACCGGCCCCGGTATGACTATTAGCTGCGACAGCGAAACGGTCAAATCCGCGCACGAAGCAGGAAGACATCTTCTTACTCTGACACCCTACGTCCTTATTTCGATTGTCGATTGCGTTCCCGAAGAGCTCACAGGACACTATCTGGAAAAGTTCCCTTTTTTAGGAGAACACTTAAATCAAGCGACTAGTTATTTGTTTGCAAGGACGTAGATGTTTTTTTTCCGAAAAAGTCCTGTCATCGTCAGAAAAATTCATTCTGCCAAGAATGAGATCTACCTGACCTTTGATGATGGGCCTACCGAAGATCTCACGCCACAAGTTTTAGACCTTCTGAAGGAAATGAATGCGAAAGCCAATTTCTTTGTCATCGGTGACGAAGCCCGCAAGCATCCCGACATTTTAAAAAGGATAGTCCAAGAGGGACACGGCTTATTTAGTCATTCCTTGGATCATGCCTACCGAAACTATTTTAAGGGAACAGCTCAGGTAAAAAACTGGATCGAAAACTCTTTAGCGGATTTAAATCATCAATCCAAGCAACCTCAAAA is a window of Bdellovibrio sp. SKB1291214 DNA encoding:
- a CDS encoding MMPL family transporter — translated: MRSIKLFSAAIAMMTALFVSSASAKIDDSVDIFFPESLKYLQYSQTEFPVFWWNFIVINPVNGKADFEKANLLCSDLKEYQGKSVKRLICGDDLGGFIGTLEDWAKDLVLRENFNASVNSPAQYMDSLQGALSELSFISSDKKEFFNLKRVDPTDQWQVYLQKSQAMTPAAFLREQGFLLEPQSQRLVIPLQFAVQPKMSNVQDLMDELKKYEDVHLVGAHGASYSNEKQVHEDMEIVSWVGIAVLVGFIAFLVVKGRIGALLLFPPVAIAMFLAGWVTELFYGSIHGLTLAFGSGIVGLAVDYGLHGAFNQESKQTWKSNLVGFLTTLVGLGILAFSGIPLIRQMMVFGTLGIFFGFVIFFLLCKYLPRYFTLKPISWYFPEFKYSGVVIFLMIALGVVGSFNVDLSFDLRRFNYQLAGDQEATNWFFSQGAQRETYLLLHDQKDLNTKTIEEQLWSQANKISYVGLGEYLPSLETQHANIQSWNSSGCEYLRKNLSGNEAKVFAPFVANTCANHKPLQFQDLASKDYLNHLVGQGQFISVFFGETPAQKQLIKEKFPEAHSLVESIKGFSDSLEGDLKWMIPAALILSTIVLLIYYRNFYWVIAAYIPFMSGLGLFYIANFFKGGSLDLISVLGLLMVFGFSIDYGVFVTDFYAFKQPEEEFDIIQSVLGLAALTNVIGFFPMVFAKHPILHQLGFALFFGTVGTYLGTRWGLVKFLRLEKKLMKGSKS
- a CDS encoding acyl carrier protein; translated protein: MEKEQVRNELTSKVIDIIFTTLNLKHIDRSGVNESTAITQGGLNLDSIDILELIVNFETSFGIKLNESESYAQHFRNIGSIVEFIESKKSN
- a CDS encoding beta-ketoacyl synthase chain length factor; the encoded protein is MKLIAESSLRTRDISMDSLDPSYRRATLNMALTTLTAEKVLQQLPAGISKDQVSFVVATHFGEVSSTLEFLNTYYETQTPRPILFQNSLHNSTLGFASIQLGMTGPGMTISCDSETVKSAHEAGRHLLTLTPYVLISIVDCVPEELTGHYLEKFPFLGEHLNQATSYLFART
- a CDS encoding LolA family protein, translating into MRVHRQFLIFLVFFVVAQSALAALQGEAPSKDMKLAEFKKLTGQFKQSKILKELDVEIKTEGRFQVLRPTPEKSVFHWNITKPKPSNICIDGVGIVVDSGMPPQRKNLKFSEVGKEAGDQIASLLKIITMNQNRITEEFVVQKQGAQYLLTPKNLEKAFFETATLDINKDGLVKNVLIKEKSKDEIRIEFLDMKTQVAAVLKDEKCDR
- the fabG gene encoding 3-oxoacyl-ACP reductase FabG gives rise to the protein MSKIALVTGASSGIGRAIAIRLAQDGFNLRVHYNSNLKGAEETLAEVQKHSPESSLLQFDMADPQQVESALKDVDVHTLVNNAGMHIDGMAALMSNDAFEKVVKTNLFGPFYVSKICAKKLLLKRAGCIVNISSLAGQTGNAGQVNYSASKAGLIAMTKTMAAELGPRGIRVNGVAPGLIETEMISTIPHLEMIKKQIPLGRFGNPEEVAGVVSFLCSKDATYVNGHTISVNGGLFPS
- a CDS encoding polysaccharide deacetylase family protein; amino-acid sequence: MFFFRKSPVIVRKIHSAKNEIYLTFDDGPTEDLTPQVLDLLKEMNAKANFFVIGDEARKHPDILKRIVQEGHGLFSHSLDHAYRNYFKGTAQVKNWIENSLADLNHQSKQPQKAFRPPAGILTPPLITAAEQLQCPLVLWSHRFFDTTHAFTEEKALASLKTLRSGDIILLHDRQKTEHQELFLKTLRKYLQETQTQGYRCACLSDSVLQEEVLYASHSSNDARS
- a CDS encoding DUF2062 domain-containing protein, encoding MVCRFVIGIPVYNNPNTVVGVIERCLAESTYPILVIDDGSDIAVERLFKDKHPDSHPRVSFVRHERNEGKGVALQTGFKESLRRGFSHFIAIDADDQHDPKDMPAMVQAALQSPWALIVGDRDMQVEHVPGSSTFGKKFSNFWVRYQTDVGVADSQSGYRIYPLFFLQNMKFFCTKYDFEIEVLTRLIWRNVEIKNVRISVKYFPPEKRVSHFHKIKDNIRIGILNTVLTIAAMMREQTSPFKSSLAFAVGVFVGVTPLYGLHTPIAGLFSFIFRLNFVYMWIGTNISIPPFIPFLVLGSKKIGESILGHHENTALGFFTEWGLGSVVLGLGLGIIAFIAMYMLKTVGRKKADAKGWSGKNKNATGIMIMRLMLKALGLRFAYFFLNFVVFYYYLFARKTRLYFNEYWKVVRPDFNWFQRQRKIYAQLMVFAQTLVDRAVQRESKELVFGYELDDSVQSFVQNVEKSPKGLVAVASHVGGWELAMTFFAGLPSEKKMLAVMHGIPGQYAHQSSQSSKAEVVFFNLSENTILKIKDHLNEGHFVGMMGDRPVSRSLDLRLFFGKLAAFDTTPMRVALASQAEIYFVFAFKTKDMKYKVFTFKADSVSHLPREEQVGNLLTQYVARLEEVINQYPEQWFNFFNFFSDAPKIR
- a CDS encoding lysophospholipid acyltransferase family protein, whose product is MPNNVSYRFHRIFWSIYFALTIGVIGVVFGYILTFALYLTAFLLTPWQWASDRVRYLGEYVQCLAIRFLLKIQPWLRCDTNLHDIIGFYDRYKTRKIVFVANHRSNLDTFLLISYIPGLRGLAKRSLFYNILFAPFMMVAGFIPVEKGSPNSLMEGLKMMRDRILLRNRSVLIFPETTRCEKGFPSVNKFGSAFFSLAIESKALVVPLSIHGTDQVMGRGDLFIHPFQPVKIKLLPAVDASQYQDAVHLRDSVWGQVKAAL
- a CDS encoding beta-ketoacyl-[acyl-carrier-protein] synthase family protein, which gives rise to MKSIKVVGLGAACANGVTKEEIFASIRQGSSAILESGLAVLSENQWQQISTDCPEEFRDSRCSLLNVHSLKAALKEAGWSPTELHETGFIFASTTSQIDQWEKHLPFYKTSGYDLEKIKSSVANQSLGTPALKLAKFFGINGPVSLITSSCTASLQAITMATLWIRTGKVKRCIVGATEIQSDLTRIGFGSLRLLSKDSARPFDKARTGINLGEGSAFMCLEESTLRLENPWGFITGIGLSTDAYHATSPHPEGLGSQRAIEMALDNSKVSADEIKWIYSHGTGSPANDLAEAKAIHKIFPHRPFVTSTKSSHGHTLGASGALESVLGLMAMKEQVILPTAHCENVDENINLEVLKETLSQTYRHFLKNSLGFGGINASVVFSAEAQS